From Bubalus bubalis isolate 160015118507 breed Murrah chromosome 17, NDDB_SH_1, whole genome shotgun sequence:
tatatatcaatgcagatatatgcatttttattttattcttttgagttGTAACCTGTTATTATTTGGTCCCAGTTTTGACCAAAGCCTTAGAGCTGTTTGTGATACCCTTTGGGGCTTGTTCTGTGGCCTAACGTGTGATCTGTGCTGCACAATATTTCACAGTATTTGGAGAGTATGCATTCTTCTGCAGTGGAGCAGAGTGGCTCACATGTCTGTTAGGTCCAGCTGGTTTAGAGTATTGTGCAAGTTGCCTGTTTCCCTGTCAAGTGTTATGGGTTCAGTTGTTTCACCGCAAAAGAGATATGTTGGCGTCTTCACCCcccacctcagaatgtgactttagaGACAGGGTCTTTATAGGGATAATCAAGTTCAAatggtcattagggtgggccctaaaccAATTAAActggtgcatgcatgtgtgtgttcagttgtgtacaactctttgcaaccctgtgggctgtagctcaccaggctcctctgttcatggaattttccaggcaggaactggagtgggttgccatttccttccctaatatgactggtatccttataaaaagaaaaaatttaaaacaagttaGACACACATAGGAGAAAATGATGTGGAGAGACAAAGGGAAAAGATCAATATCCAGAAGTCAAAGAGAGGCTTGGAGCAGATTCTTCCCTCAGAATCTGCCAACTCTGTTGGCACCTTGACTTCAGATTTCTGGCCCCCAGAactatgaaatatatgaaaaataaatttttgttgcttAAACTACTTGTTTTGTAGTACCTTGTTACAGCAGtctagaaaatgtaaaagattttGGTTGCAAAATAAGGTGTTGCTTtagcaaatacataaaaatttggaAGTGGCTTTGGAATTGGCAACTGATGGAAGAGTTTTGAGGTACTTGATAGAAAAAGCCCAGATTGCTTTGAGGGCATTATTGGTAGAAATACGAGAATGTTAAGGTACTACTGGTGAGATGTCAGATAAAAATGAAGGACATGTTATTGGAAATTGGAGAAAAGTGGAAGATAACTTGACTGACATGTGTTTCAGTGTTTACCAGAGGACAGAACTTGTGAGTGATGAATTGGGATATTTAGCTGCAGAGATTTCTAAGCTAGGTGTTGAAGTCATGACTTAACCTTTCCTTGATGTTGATAGTAAAACATGGGAGGACAGAGATAAACTGAGACTGTATTGTTAAGCAAAGGGAACTAGACTGCAAAGGTTTGGAAGACTCTCAGCTTACTCATATTGCAAAAAGCAAGAAAGCAAGCTCTGGAGAGAACACCAAGCATGTGGCCACTGTTTGCTCAAGAGATTATGGGTATGTGACTTATGAATCCAATCAATCATTTCGGTAGAAATGCTACCAACTTGGACTCAAAGGAatagaaaagttaaaatgaaggAACTTTGTCAAACTTCTGAGATTCTACAGGCAGGAAACAGGTTGATAGAGCTATCTAGCTGTGGACACAGACCGAGGGTGGGGCCACTTTCTTGGTTCCAGAGGGCGAAGCCTCCTTTTCAATTCCAGAGAGCTGCCCCACTATTCAGAATTGAAGATTCAGGGCCACCATCCTACTGGGCTTAGAGGACAGAGCATTTAGCCACAGATGATTATTCTCAGACCTTAACATCTAATGGAATTTACCCTGCTagttttggggcttctctgggaCTCATAACACCCCTTATCCTGacaatttcttccttttgaaatgGGAATGTCTATCCCATGCCTATCTGATTATTGTATTTTGGTAGCAGTTAACTCTTTTGGTTTCATAGGTTCACAAATGGAGAGGAATATTGCCCCAGGATGAATCATATCCCAAATCTCACCCATATCTGATTTGGATGAGATTCTGGATTTAGAGTTGATGCTGGAGTGGATTAACATTGGGTGGGGAGGAAATGTTGGGCAGGGGTGAATGCACTTTGCATGTGAGAAGGACATGAATTTGGTGGGGTTGGGCAGGAGGGCTGactgttatggattgaattgcATCCTGTCAAAAATACATTGAATTCCTAAcccccagtatctcagaatgtggaTTAGAGACAGGGCCTCTACAgagataattaagttaaaattaggTCAATAGAATGAGACCTAAATCAATATGATcaatgtccttataaaaagagtacatttggaCACAGCTGGTAACTGAAACATGGGGTACTGGAAGAATAAGCTTCCTCCTACAAGGAATGGTCCACTTTTTCAGGGAAGGAAGGGCCTCTACATCAGGAGTTAGCAGGTTCTGGGGTAATACTGTATCTGCCACAACCACTCAACTCTACTACTGTAGTGTATAAGCAATCTACAGCCAGGTTATGGCTGGCTGTGTTCCAATGAAACTCGACtgatggacactgaaattttaattaaataattttgtcatttcatagtttggaaaaattttaaaccatttaaaaatgtaaaagcttcTTAGCTTGCCATCCATAAAAGTATCATCAATCTGTATTTGGACCGTGGTCTGCAGTTTGCAAACTTCTAGGCTGTATCCCCGAGTGACAAGCATACAAAGTGTATCATGAGTTTGCTAGGTTGAGTCCTCAGATTCTTCACAGGATCCTCTACTCAAATGATTATCAAGAGACACTTTTTCTAACATGTATACATAAGGGATTGGTGCACTTAAGGTAGATGACTCTGTACTTCAGCAACTGTGTCTTTGATTTCCATCATCTCAACCCTACAACTCTTGAGTAAGCAATTATTTCCACAATGTCAGAGAGCTGCTGACAACACTCTGCACTGAGATGAGATTCAGGCCTTCAAGTCTGGCCTTGTGTTTAAGAGCTGATGGAACCAGAACTAGCCATTTCGTCTGATGTTCCAGAtttcttcataaatttaaaagttttctagGACAATAACTCCTGAGTGTTGTCAGAATCTTACCAACAGAGTCCACGAGGTTCTTGGTGTACATAAGCAACAACACTATTTCATACTATGAGCTAAAAAATCCACTTTGGAATATAAGTAGAAATCTGAAagattttattcttgttttaggaataaacctaatCCACAAACCCCACTTTTCTTTAACAGTTTACTAACCAACAGTTTACTAACAGTTTATTCCAGCAACACTATTTACCAATTAAAGACTTTCAGTTACAAGAAATAGAACTCATTATTCTTAACATtagcagaaaataatatttttattgcaaATATGAGGAAGCACACAGAACACCAGAAAACTAGGTTCAGAATATCCAAAGTTATCCTGAGAAATTGAAATAGCAGGAACTAATTGATGGTCTTAAAACTGTGGTACAAGAATGAATTCTGGTATTTCCCTTCTGGTTCATGTGAGACTGAATTAGAGACTCAAACTCCTGGAAAAGAGGTTATCATGACTCAACCGTGGCAGAATGCTCACCTATGGCTGGTGGGAAGGACACCCTGAGAGACACACCACAAGGATGTGCACAACATAGGAGGAGTATTTCTCCAGAGAATTCTAAGCCACTCTTATCAATAAATAGGGAGCAGACACCGAATTGCTAAATACAATCAATCTTCATTACCATGAGTGCCCTTGGAAAGCAGCCCTGTAATAATGGACAGACCCACTTACTGAATAAGTAAAATCATTTGGAGTAAGATAAAAtcctttcatttattaaaattaaaactattttagtTATATTGCTAAGAAATAAAGAGACAATACTGATACTTAGcatttaatataaagaatattgGAAGATGTTATTCCACAAATTATCAAATATAAcaagttacatttaaaaataaaataccaaaatttaaaaaaatgctatgcAGTATTACTCAGGAAAGTCACACTCCATGCCCCTGAACCTTCAAAATATGTTCTTTGCTATTTTCCTATtagttacatattaaaaaataaaacaaaactacttTATCCTCCACCAAGGACTTTCTTCACTCAAAAACAGCATCAAATCTGGAACATGACTCCCCATGTAACACATCTTCTATGGAAAAGTGCTTTCCTGATTTATTAAATTCATATGGACTTAATCTGCATTTCCCAAATTAAATCTTCATAATTATGGTACTGTATATGATACCATTACTGCTCTTTATTCCTTCAACCATTCTCCTGTGTATAAAGATTTGCATGACTTATTTCTGAAAGCTTTTGCATATTCATTCCAAATATGATTGGTCTCTCTCCCACATGACTAATTTGATTAGAATGTATTTTTAGGTGTTCCTACTTATATATCCTGCTTCTATTATCATCTGAATTCTCTTGAGGATCAACTTCTGTGAGTATGCATCCAAATCTATTCTGTTCTGATTTCTCACTTGTGAGTTTTTCGATGTATACGAAGCCCTGAATTCCAACAGAAGGATTTCCCACACTCAGAGCATTTCCatggtttctctcctgtatgaactCTTTGGTGTTCACTGAGAGATGACTTCTGAGTAAATGCTTTCCCGCACTCACTGCATTTAAACGGTTTTTCTCCTGAATGAGTTTTCTGGTGTATCTGAAGTGATGCCTTCCTGGGATAGGCTTTTTCACATTCGCTAcattcatagggcttctctgTTGAGTGAGTTCTTTGATGTATAATTAGCTGTGACTTCCCACAAAAGGCTCTCTCACAGAAACTACATTCATAGGGtctctctcctgtgtgtgttCGCCTGTGTATAACGAGGTATGATTTGCTGCTGAAAGCCTTCCCACACTCACTGCATCCATAAGGTTTCTCTCCTGCATGAGCTCTCAGATGTGCAGTGAGCTGTTCCTTCCTGCCAAAGGCTTTCCCACACTCACTGCATTGGTAAGGATTATTTCCTGTATGAATTCCCTGATGCACAACAAGTTGTGTCTTCATATTGAAGGCTTTGCCACAGTCACTGCATTGATAGGGTTTTTCTCCTGTGTGCATCCTAATGTGAACAAGGAGGTATGACTTACTCctaaaggctttcccacattcactgcatttATGGGGTTTCACTCCTGTATGAGTTCTCTGGTGCACAACAAATGGTGACTTCAAActaaaggctttcccacattcactgcattcaTATGGTTTCACTCCTGTATGGCTTCTCTGGTGTAAAATCAGTTGTGATTTCCAGCTGTaggctttcccacattcactgcacccGTAAGGTTTCCCTCCTGTGTGAATTTCCTGGTGGACAATGAGTTGTGACCTGAAAGAGAAGACTTTCCCACATTCGAGGCAAGAGTAGGGCTTTTCTCCTGTGTGGACTCTCTGATGAGCATTGAGGTTTGACTTGGCACTGAAGGCTCTTTCGCATTTAGTGCACTCATATGGTCTCTCTCCTGTATGAATTCTGAGATGTACAATGAGCTGTGATTTACAACGAAAAGCTTTCCCACATTCGTTACATACACAGTTTTTTTCTATACTATGAGTTCTTTGATGCTTAATAAAATATGATTCTTTATACCCATGAAATTGATCAGTATTCTTTCTTAGACAGCTTGTGCCTGAAGCTAAGTTTTGTGTCAAACTTTTTCcatgtgttttatatttaagGAGTCTTTGTCTTGAAGAAATGTGGGTTTTGCTCAGATGAAGTTTTCCAAATGCATTACAAGCATAGCTTCTCTGAACACTTTCAAATTCATTATGATTTTTCTGGTACCATTCTTCCCAACcgtctaagaaaaaaaaaagcaacattgtaatttaaaaatcataaataaaccTGATATAGAATTAAAACACTTTAGAACTGCTATTTAATGAGTATTTTTCTTCTGGTCCAGGCCTCTGACAATGGTTCAAAAGAAAGAATGGCCAAGTGCACACACACCATATAACCAAGTGTGGGGGCAAGGGGAAGTGAATCAAACCACAATAAATCCCTCTACAGAAATGGGCAGCTGATAAGCAGTGATGAGAACTGTTTTTTatatagaagtttaaaaaatttagccTGCACTTACTGATAAAATCCATTGCCAACTATTTATGCCAATTTTATCATTTCAGTTTACTCAAAAGGTGAATTAACAGGGTACATAATAGCTAGGTATAACGTTTAAGATGGTACAATGAGATATTAAAACAGGGATTGAGCCATAAGAAAATTAAGGTAAAAACATTTTAGAAGCAAGAGAAACTCCTCGATTTGAGACTTGAGAAGCAGGAGGTACTGTTCTTTGAGACTGAAAACACTGGGAGAGAGACATGTTTGGAGAAAGACAAAGGACTTTGTTTTGGATCTTATTATACTGGAGATCTTCATTAAATATTCAAACACAGAAGCAGGTAGGCAGTTACACCTAagttctgctgctgttgctgctgctaagttgcttcagtcgtgtctgactctgtgcgaccccacagacggcagccaccaggctccgccatccctgggattctccaggcaagaacactggagtgggttgccatttctttctccaatgcatgaaagtgaaaagtgaaagtgaagtcactcagtcgtgcccaactcttagcgaccccatggactggagcctaccaggctcctccgtccatggaattttccagtcaagagtactggagtggggtgccattgccttctctgcacctaAGTTCAGTGCTCAGTAAAAATTAGGCATCAACAGCACATACAAGGTATTGAATGACACGAGGGAAagagccctggagaaggtcaCATTTAAGGTTGGACAAGAGATGTAGAGAAAATGGGAAAGTCTATCTGTGAAGCCTGAACACTGTGATGATGAGAGTTATAGAAAGGCAAGGTTAAAGGAAAGCAGCAAGAACAGGGCAAGGTCTCGACAGCACCCATCAGACACAAGCCTCAGTCACCCTAGGACATGACTGCTGTACTGGGGACCTCAGAAGCTGTCCTGTTTCCTCAGGACTGCTTGATAAACATTTTcttccccaaaaaagaaaatggtgggaaaactgaagaggaaaagcAATTTCAGAAGTGTCTTCCAATTTCTGCCACTGAGAATGCAGAATGGGAGCTCAAGAGCTCTGTCCTGAAGCATATAAAGCTGGAACCAGAGTgcaggaagaagagaggaggggatgacagcTCTGCTGTTACAACACTGGGAGAAAAAAGCTTCAATTTTCAGGATGGAAGAGTCCTTCCAGAGTTGCAATATAGAGGAGAAGCCCAAACTTGGACAACttgaaagggagaggaagagtAATCAGGGAAACAAATATAAGGTGCTAAAAACCACTTAAGGCTAGGTTTCAGAATTCTTTTCAGAAAAGTGCccaagggacttccccagtgtctggtgcttaagactccatgtttccactgcagggggtatgagttctatccctggtcaaggaactaagatcctgcaagccatgaggtgtggcaaaaaagaaaaagaaagaaaagtgctcAAGAAGGTAAGACTTGTAATTTCCAAATGACTAGTGTGAGAAGAGTGAAGGAAGCAATGAAACCTCCTAAGATGGTCAAGAGGCGAGAAGGAGAAGACTGCAGGTAAAGTTGAGGGAATTAACTGCAAAGGCAAAAGGGAAAATAAGGCCCATGACCACAGTAAGGAATGTGCTTGAGGGAAGGAAACTAACCCAGAAAGCAACCTTTGAGCAGTGTGTAGAGAACAGCCCATCAGCCTCTTGGAGTCATGGGAGGAAAGTGATAGCCCTCACCTGAGGACTCTTGGGCTCATCTTGAGCTGCTCCAATGGTACAAGAGGTTAGAGAACAGTTCCCACACATGACACTGCCTGAATGCCAGCACGGTTTACTCCCCACCTCTCATCTTCATGGTATCTGCTTACCCACCTGGACAGCTCTGATGGGAAACCTCCAAGTTTATGATCCATGGCTCTTCTCCTTGCTCCAACTTGAAGATTAAATCAGGTTTGGTACCATGATACCCTGTTAAGGGAAAGTCATAGAGAATGTAGCCAGACTGCTGAGGACTAAGAGGtcaggagggaggaaagaaagcagCTTGTTTGCACTTGGGGAAGATGACAGTGAGGAGCTGAGGGTTCAGTAGGGGCTAAAAACATGTGACCTCCAGAGGCTTCAGGGTAGatcaacaaaagaaaaggcaATGGTGACTTATGACTCATGATCTGGGCTTGTACAGGCTCATGAAGCTGTACTTACCTACAGACACCAGGTTACTATAGTTTTCCAGAGTCACATCCCGGTACAGGTGTTTCTGCACAGAATCAAGCAGCTGCCACTCTTCCCAGCTGAACTCCATAGATATATCCGTGAATGACAACAACTCCTGTAACAACACACACATTACTCAATAGGCTGCAATTACAGTTGGAGCATGGAGAAGATGTAGAGGACCCAGGAAAGGAGAATATCCTCCACAGTCTGCCTCCTGTGCCCAGGCCACCACTTCTTTTGAGAGGGAATTAAAAATACTACTAATAATTGAGCCTCCATGTGCCACATAATCTTTTGGGTTCTGAAGATTTCAGGATGAGTGAAACCCATTCTAGTCTCAAGAAGGTTTTAGTCTTGTAGAGGGAAACAAACATCTatgctggggctggggtgggggtgggggaagcagtCAACCAGGAGCCCTATTTTAAGCCTTTTACTATTTTTAagcttgataaaaataaaatacaaaagaactactaaaatttttttaatgggacAAGCATAATCAAGAAATAAGGATAAGAAAATTATTATGACCAAGACTGTGTGCATAACTCTAGGATATAGAAGCGATTTTAAAATTTGCAAGCAATCACTATACAAAGGCAGTTCTGCTATAATGTGGTatgtatttacaaaaaaaaaaaaaaaaaatcaccactaTGAAAAGTCTCAGGCTTATGGGAAGAACAGGGCTGGGGTGTAACACCTTTATCACcacacatgaaaaaaagaaaataaaaaatcttaataaaaacaGTAGAGTTTTATACATGTTTAATggttaagaaatatataaataccaCCACGAATATGGCACTGTACCTTATAAAAGACCTGATGTTTGTGTCAGAAGCCCTGtagtttattataaaatggtgaaaataggCTTGCCTGAAATCAGAAAGCTCACAGCATTCCCTAACATATTGaaacaaatttacatttttaaagcaaacatgaCAGCAGAATTGACTGTATTTATACATTTGTTCCAATAAATACGAAAACTTAGAAGAGATAGAAACTTTCCTAGAAAATGAAAGTAGTCAaaattttcccagaaagaattaGGAAGACCAGACTGATTAGTCCATGATCATAAAATACACTGAAATTGTAATCAGAGGTATACCCTCTCCATAAAGTAAACAGCCCCACACTATCTATAAAAGTAAGTTTTATCAATatccaagaaacagaaaatttctcCCATAGATGTAGAGCCAGGAAATGATGGTAAACTCATTATACAAACTT
This genomic window contains:
- the ZNF26 gene encoding zinc finger protein 26, with translation MATRFPTASCSELLSFTDISMEFSWEEWQLLDSVQKHLYRDVTLENYSNLVSVGYHGTKPDLIFKLEQGEEPWIINLEVSHQSCPDGWEEWYQKNHNEFESVQRSYACNAFGKLHLSKTHISSRQRLLKYKTHGKSLTQNLASGTSCLRKNTDQFHGYKESYFIKHQRTHSIEKNCVCNECGKAFRCKSQLIVHLRIHTGERPYECTKCERAFSAKSNLNAHQRVHTGEKPYSCLECGKVFSFRSQLIVHQEIHTGGKPYGCSECGKAYSWKSQLILHQRSHTGVKPYECSECGKAFSLKSPFVVHQRTHTGVKPHKCSECGKAFRSKSYLLVHIRMHTGEKPYQCSDCGKAFNMKTQLVVHQGIHTGNNPYQCSECGKAFGRKEQLTAHLRAHAGEKPYGCSECGKAFSSKSYLVIHRRTHTGERPYECSFCERAFCGKSQLIIHQRTHSTEKPYECSECEKAYPRKASLQIHQKTHSGEKPFKCSECGKAFTQKSSLSEHQRVHTGEKPWKCSECGKSFCWNSGLRIHRKTHK